From Pedobacter indicus, a single genomic window includes:
- a CDS encoding TonB-dependent receptor domain-containing protein: protein MKLIKYFLSIMILAAFNINVNAQEHVISGTVYDLQSQQLLQGVSIETENGNSKTQSDETGQFSIKGTDNQGSLRVSLIGYKPQVVSYKKDEHLNIQLEPSTVSLNAVRVTAYGGNKTNKETAGAVALITGDQIRQGSGVSLQSSFNSVPGVQMDQSTLSEARISIRGNGVRSSYGIRNIKIYVNDIPVTEPDGTTRIEALDVNGIGQAQIIKGPASSIYGGGTGGVINFKLQRSPYQERSMELSSLLGSYGLARVAATYRNGGDKVNSYVSYGWQQFDGYREHNNDMRRFLTGNFQFFPSDKQIVTLLLSRTTQHTQIPGALTQSQMNEDRQQASPSNLDKQAGRYQNWTRVGIGQQYRFNDQLTNSTSVFTYFYDLDHPLAYAYLRNYYQSFGGRTKFNYNPRFKLFPTVFTVGAEFNQANSKGTRYVNNQGVEGAINNNTDTENIVYSLFYQSETSLGPNTDLALGLSYNGLTYDATDYLIPEQSGVKKFKAQASPRIALSHHVGEALSIHGSVSSGFSPPSGSEIKNVDGSINRDLQAEKAVNYEINAKGNLLKSRLSYDLALFKMDMKGELIAQSVEQGITVYHNAGRTSHGGVELALSYLAIHQDDGKTITLLRPYAAVTYSDFQFQDYKVLDADGEVKVAYDGNELTGIAPWVMNAGINVESKYGIYFSGNYFFNDRLPLNDANSDYNPSYQVMNAKLGFKKQLAKSFALDLYAGVNNLSDERYSSMNALNAISYGNGGAAYFNPSPERNFYAGLNLKYLFNL, encoded by the coding sequence ATGAAATTAATAAAATATTTTCTATCTATCATGATTCTCGCTGCTTTTAACATAAATGTCAACGCGCAAGAACATGTTATCTCAGGGACAGTCTATGACCTTCAATCGCAACAATTGTTGCAAGGAGTTTCCATTGAAACAGAAAACGGCAATTCGAAGACTCAGTCTGATGAAACTGGCCAATTTTCGATCAAGGGCACTGATAATCAAGGTTCCTTACGAGTTTCGCTCATAGGGTATAAGCCCCAGGTCGTTTCTTATAAGAAAGATGAGCATCTTAACATACAACTTGAGCCCAGCACGGTATCTCTGAATGCTGTCCGGGTAACTGCCTATGGTGGTAACAAAACCAACAAAGAAACCGCCGGAGCTGTAGCGCTTATTACTGGCGATCAGATAAGGCAAGGCAGTGGCGTGTCGTTACAATCTTCATTTAATAGCGTACCGGGTGTACAAATGGATCAGAGTACGCTTTCAGAAGCCCGGATATCTATCCGTGGAAATGGTGTGCGTTCTTCTTACGGTATTCGAAATATCAAGATATATGTGAATGATATTCCCGTAACAGAGCCAGACGGTACCACTCGGATCGAAGCCTTGGATGTCAATGGTATCGGTCAGGCTCAAATCATTAAAGGGCCTGCCTCCAGTATTTACGGAGGAGGAACCGGAGGTGTCATCAACTTTAAACTGCAACGATCGCCTTATCAAGAACGTAGTATGGAGCTTTCGAGTTTGCTTGGTTCCTATGGCTTAGCACGTGTAGCAGCGACGTATCGAAATGGGGGGGATAAGGTAAATAGTTATGTCTCTTACGGCTGGCAACAGTTTGACGGCTATCGCGAACATAACAACGATATGCGACGTTTTCTGACAGGTAACTTTCAGTTTTTTCCATCAGATAAGCAGATCGTTACTTTATTACTGAGTCGTACTACCCAACATACCCAAATTCCCGGCGCATTGACGCAAAGTCAAATGAACGAGGATAGGCAGCAAGCGAGCCCATCCAACCTTGACAAACAGGCCGGAAGGTATCAAAACTGGACTCGCGTTGGCATCGGACAGCAATATCGTTTTAATGATCAGTTGACGAATAGCACCAGTGTATTTACCTATTTCTACGATCTCGATCATCCGTTAGCTTATGCATATCTGCGGAACTATTATCAAAGTTTTGGAGGGCGTACTAAGTTTAACTACAACCCTCGTTTTAAATTATTCCCGACTGTTTTTACAGTCGGTGCCGAATTTAATCAGGCAAATTCCAAAGGTACGCGCTATGTAAATAATCAAGGGGTGGAGGGAGCTATCAATAATAACACAGACACAGAAAATATAGTTTATTCACTTTTCTACCAGTCTGAAACGTCATTGGGGCCGAACACAGATCTCGCTTTAGGCTTAAGTTATAATGGATTAACTTATGATGCGACGGATTACCTTATTCCCGAACAGAGTGGCGTTAAAAAGTTTAAAGCTCAGGCGTCACCGCGTATTGCTTTGAGCCATCATGTTGGGGAAGCACTTTCTATTCACGGAAGTGTAAGTTCAGGCTTTTCACCTCCATCAGGGTCTGAGATAAAAAATGTAGATGGCTCGATCAATCGGGATTTGCAGGCAGAAAAAGCTGTTAACTATGAAATTAATGCAAAAGGTAATTTGTTAAAATCCAGACTCTCTTATGATCTGGCACTCTTTAAGATGGATATGAAAGGGGAATTGATTGCCCAGTCTGTTGAGCAAGGGATTACTGTTTACCACAATGCGGGTCGTACCAGTCACGGTGGTGTCGAACTAGCTTTATCATATCTGGCCATTCATCAGGATGATGGTAAAACGATTACTCTATTACGGCCTTATGCTGCCGTCACCTATTCTGACTTTCAATTTCAGGATTACAAAGTACTGGATGCTGACGGAGAAGTTAAGGTCGCTTACGACGGGAACGAACTCACGGGTATTGCTCCTTGGGTGATGAATGCCGGAATAAATGTGGAGAGTAAATACGGAATTTATTTCTCCGGAAATTATTTTTTTAACGACCGTCTCCCATTAAACGATGCCAATAGTGATTACAATCCATCATATCAAGTGATGAACGCCAAATTGGGCTTTAAAAAGCAGTTAGCAAAATCGTTCGCGTTAGATCTATATGCAGGTGTTAATAATTTAAGTGACGAACGATACAGTTCGATGAATGCGCTGAACGCAATTTCCTACGGGAATGGCGGAGCAGCTTATTTCAATCCCTCACCTGAACGGAATTTTTACGCTGGTCTTAATTTAAAATATTTATTTAACCTCTAG
- a CDS encoding helix-turn-helix domain-containing protein, translated as MNLSAKRLNQILKQKTGKTISQILQERTLTEAKHLLFVGKKSIKEIAYTLGFQDASYFSRFFKKMTKLTPDEFRIQTKNQIAFKKIV; from the coding sequence CTGAATCTTTCGGCAAAACGTTTAAATCAGATTTTAAAACAAAAAACAGGAAAAACAATCAGTCAAATTTTACAGGAAAGGACGTTGACTGAAGCAAAGCATCTGTTATTTGTTGGTAAAAAAAGCATCAAGGAAATAGCCTATACATTAGGCTTCCAAGATGCTTCTTACTTCAGTAGGTTCTTCAAAAAAATGACGAAACTAACTCCTGATGAGTTTCGCATCCAAACGAAGAACCAAATTGCTTTTAAAAAGATAGTGTGA
- a CDS encoding DUF4374 domain-containing protein, with protein sequence MKLLNSKLASMVALAFLFSACSKSENTGPDRESSDVEFFIAASSGDGSYLLAVPDVTQGEASIVAEGLETDAYTAWVFPNEQTGIGLKYQKGDPGLGIGVGLGPNGNIVKKGSDFQIISRFTTYGPFQNKVLTIVQGVQTEDKNNLYSTFNFIDPSKNNAVTTITKSTTNLTGNGEYGTLSGVVPFGSNEFLSAIVPSKLVKNGDGALETAATAYPDSVWIAAFDKDLNVTRIYRDNRLGYASGRFRSQYYSSISDDGKDNVYVFSPANDENSTKPAGVLRINSGEDDFDDSYFFNLEEKSGDMIFQRAFHIDGDWFALAYVRPGTVNQDGPAQPNALALVNVVDQSFEWIKGLPDYNINPSFGLPIAENGKLYIPVTEVDKNPAIFIVDPATASATKGLTVHADEITAIGKLSK encoded by the coding sequence ATGAAACTCCTAAACTCAAAACTTGCTTCCATGGTTGCATTGGCTTTTTTGTTCAGTGCTTGTAGCAAATCTGAAAATACTGGACCCGACCGTGAATCTTCGGACGTCGAGTTCTTTATCGCTGCATCTAGTGGTGACGGCAGCTATTTATTGGCGGTACCTGATGTGACACAGGGCGAAGCATCTATTGTTGCGGAAGGTTTAGAAACAGATGCTTATACAGCGTGGGTTTTTCCGAATGAACAAACAGGCATTGGTTTGAAATATCAAAAAGGCGATCCTGGTCTTGGTATCGGTGTTGGCTTGGGGCCGAATGGGAATATTGTAAAAAAGGGATCTGATTTCCAGATTATTTCACGTTTCACAACCTACGGACCTTTTCAGAATAAGGTCTTAACGATTGTGCAGGGCGTGCAAACAGAAGATAAGAATAACCTTTATTCAACCTTTAATTTTATTGATCCATCCAAGAACAACGCGGTTACGACCATTACTAAATCGACCACCAATCTTACGGGAAATGGAGAATACGGTACTTTGTCCGGAGTTGTGCCCTTCGGTAGCAACGAATTCCTATCAGCCATCGTACCTTCAAAATTAGTTAAAAATGGAGACGGTGCTCTTGAAACCGCAGCGACAGCATACCCTGATTCGGTATGGATTGCTGCGTTTGATAAAGATCTAAATGTTACTCGAATTTACAGAGACAATCGTCTAGGTTATGCTTCAGGAAGATTCCGCTCTCAATATTATTCATCGATTTCAGATGATGGAAAAGATAACGTATATGTATTTTCACCGGCCAATGATGAGAACTCTACCAAGCCCGCTGGCGTATTGCGTATCAATTCTGGAGAGGACGATTTTGATGATTCGTATTTTTTCAACCTAGAAGAGAAGTCTGGAGATATGATCTTCCAACGCGCCTTTCATATAGATGGCGACTGGTTTGCGTTGGCATATGTACGACCTGGTACGGTTAATCAGGACGGACCGGCCCAACCTAATGCCTTGGCATTGGTGAATGTTGTTGACCAAAGTTTTGAGTGGATTAAAGGCTTGCCGGATTATAACATCAATCCTTCATTCGGACTTCCGATCGCAGAAAATGGGAAACTATATATTCCGGTAACGGAGGTGGATAAAAATCCGGCGATTTTTATTGTCGACCCGGCGACTGCTTCAGCAACAAAAGGTTTGACTGTTCATGCAGATGAGATAACCGCAATCGGTAAACTTTCAAAATAA
- a CDS encoding TonB-dependent receptor plug domain-containing protein, with product MLNYTLKGFGKLSMIVFFMIMAPIFLYAQETGTGHQVKGVVSDENGDPISEAHVYVKDMSAEGYTDHNGMFSLRLNKGKHLIIINKVGYNKYEKQVNVVPNNTPLEVRLSTADYTMLQAATAVGKSALQEVRETAYNVTALDAKRFHNTTLDLAQLLNRASGVKVRENGGLGSDVSINLNGFTGRHIKVFIDGIPMDGMGSAFQLNNIPVNLADRIEIYKGVVPIELGADALGGAINIVTNNRNKSYIEAAYSYGSFNTHKSNLNLGYTADNGFTVQLNAFQNYSDNNYKVYTRIRDFETSTFTPDSVWVPRFHDTYHNETIIAKTGFLNTSWADQFLISVTLGQEYAEIQNSNLMEIVFGARSRSGNTVMPSLTYSKRDLFTENLNMRLTANYNRNYNHNIDTSRYQYNWYGEKTLNNGGAIGEAISTLAKYYNNNANSTLNLSYDFLDRHSIAFNDVISGYERENADRNQIIDENTNEDTRSSNFKNVMGLSYKYNVDDRWVTTLFGKHYLQSVTGSMNVSTNPSVTEYVRQTRRSSSYGYGVASTYFLNDVQLKASVEKALRLPGERELFGDEVLESGNATLRPENSINLNLGFAYQKDFSDDHSVFVDASGTYRKVKDFIRREINPRFGTAMSSNHGLVQNIGLNLEARYYYKRLLAVGGTFTYQDIRDKEDYISQYSTQPNIHKNDRMPNMPYLFGNMDVEVFLRDIGGKNNLLNLNYNLNYVHDFYLRWESLGASGGKDVVAKQLSHDLVATYSLQNGKYNIVLEGRNLTNERLYDNFSLQKPGRHFAVKLRYFFVKQNNR from the coding sequence GTGTTAAACTATACTTTAAAAGGATTTGGTAAATTAAGCATGATCGTGTTTTTTATGATCATGGCTCCGATATTTTTGTACGCTCAGGAGACTGGTACGGGACATCAAGTTAAAGGTGTTGTGAGTGACGAGAATGGTGATCCAATTTCGGAAGCTCATGTATATGTTAAAGATATGTCCGCTGAAGGGTACACCGACCATAATGGAATGTTCTCCCTACGTTTGAATAAAGGTAAACATCTAATAATTATCAATAAAGTTGGCTATAATAAGTATGAAAAGCAAGTTAATGTTGTTCCTAACAATACACCGTTGGAAGTCCGCTTGTCAACAGCCGATTATACCATGCTGCAAGCGGCTACAGCTGTTGGTAAGTCTGCACTGCAAGAAGTGCGGGAAACTGCATATAATGTTACAGCATTGGATGCAAAAAGATTTCATAATACCACGCTCGACTTAGCACAATTACTGAATCGGGCATCAGGTGTAAAGGTTCGGGAGAACGGTGGATTGGGTTCTGATGTATCTATCAATCTGAATGGCTTTACTGGTAGACACATCAAAGTTTTTATTGATGGTATACCAATGGACGGAATGGGTTCAGCTTTTCAGTTGAATAATATTCCAGTGAATTTGGCTGACCGTATTGAAATTTATAAAGGTGTAGTTCCAATTGAACTAGGGGCTGATGCATTAGGCGGAGCGATTAACATTGTTACGAACAACCGAAACAAGTCGTACATCGAAGCTGCTTATTCTTACGGTTCTTTCAACACCCACAAATCGAATTTAAATCTCGGATATACAGCTGATAACGGGTTTACTGTACAACTCAATGCTTTTCAGAATTATTCTGACAACAATTATAAGGTATATACAAGAATTAGGGATTTTGAAACCAGCACGTTTACTCCTGATAGCGTTTGGGTACCGCGTTTTCATGATACATACCATAACGAGACTATTATTGCCAAGACCGGATTTCTCAATACGTCTTGGGCTGATCAATTTCTTATTAGTGTTACACTGGGTCAAGAATATGCAGAAATTCAAAACTCAAATCTGATGGAAATTGTCTTTGGCGCCCGCTCTAGATCTGGCAATACAGTGATGCCCTCGCTGACTTATTCTAAACGAGATCTGTTTACGGAAAACTTGAATATGCGTTTGACAGCAAATTATAACCGAAATTATAACCACAATATTGATACTTCCCGCTATCAATACAATTGGTATGGCGAAAAAACTCTCAATAACGGAGGTGCTATCGGTGAAGCGATCAGCACATTGGCCAAGTATTATAATAACAATGCGAATTCAACATTGAATTTGTCATACGATTTTCTAGATCGCCATAGCATCGCTTTTAATGATGTTATCAGTGGCTACGAACGAGAGAATGCAGATCGTAACCAAATTATTGATGAAAATACGAACGAAGATACGCGATCAAGCAACTTTAAGAACGTTATGGGGCTCTCATATAAATATAATGTTGATGATCGCTGGGTAACTACGCTTTTCGGGAAACATTATCTTCAAAGTGTCACGGGTTCAATGAACGTTTCTACCAATCCATCAGTAACTGAATATGTAAGGCAGACCAGACGCTCCAGTTCTTATGGGTATGGGGTAGCTTCTACCTATTTTCTGAACGATGTGCAGCTCAAAGCATCAGTAGAAAAAGCTTTGAGGTTACCCGGTGAACGTGAATTATTTGGGGATGAGGTATTAGAATCTGGAAACGCGACACTCCGGCCCGAAAATAGCATCAACCTTAATTTAGGTTTCGCATATCAAAAGGATTTTAGTGACGACCATAGCGTTTTTGTCGATGCCAGCGGTACGTATAGAAAAGTAAAGGATTTCATCCGCAGGGAAATTAATCCGCGTTTTGGTACAGCAATGAGCTCAAATCATGGCTTAGTACAGAATATTGGACTCAACCTGGAAGCTCGTTATTATTATAAACGATTACTAGCCGTGGGCGGCACGTTTACGTATCAGGATATTCGGGATAAAGAAGACTATATCTCGCAATATTCAACTCAGCCGAACATTCATAAAAATGATCGGATGCCAAACATGCCTTATTTGTTTGGAAATATGGATGTTGAAGTGTTCCTGCGTGATATAGGTGGGAAAAATAATTTACTTAATCTAAACTATAACCTTAACTATGTTCATGATTTCTATCTGCGGTGGGAGAGTCTAGGTGCTTCAGGTGGTAAAGACGTGGTGGCAAAACAGCTTTCTCATGATCTCGTGGCTACCTACTCGCTGCAAAACGGTAAGTATAATATTGTTCTGGAAGGCAGAAACCTGACAAACGAACGTCTCTATGATAATTTCAGCCTTCAAAAACCCGGAAGGCATTTCGCTGTGAAACTTCGCTATTTTTTCGTCAAGCAAAATAATCGTTAA